From Quercus lobata isolate SW786 chromosome 1, ValleyOak3.0 Primary Assembly, whole genome shotgun sequence, one genomic window encodes:
- the LOC115981819 gene encoding hexokinase-3-like isoform X1, whose translation MGRGFVVVGVAVTVAVTACAVAAVVVGKRVKSRRKWRRVVGVLAEFEQGCETTVGRLKQVVDAMAVEMHAGLASEGGSKLKMLLTFVDTLPNGAWIDFFVSEKGIYYALDLGGTNFRVLRVQLGGQRSILEPDVERQPIPQHLMTSTSEDLFDFIASSLKEFVEKEGDGSDTSLMRRRELGFTFSFPVKQTSVSTGILIKWTKGFGIEDTVGREVSECLEQAMARKGLNMRVAALVNDTVGTLALGHYHDPDTIAAVIIGTGTNACYLERTDAIIKCQGLLTTSGGMVVNMEWGNFWSSHLPRTSYDIELDADSPNPNDQGFEKMISGMYLGDIVRRVILRMSHEADIFGDALPKLSMPFILRTPLMAEMHEDDSPELTEVARILKDTLEIPDVPLKVRKLVVKVCDVVTRRAARLAAAGIVGILKKIGRDGSGGITGGRSRSDIKMKRTVVAIEGGLYTSYTMFREYLHEAMIEILGEEAAQHVILMDTEDGSGVGAALLGATHSSNRVDNVQLL comes from the exons atggGGAGGGGTTTTGTGGTGGTGGGGGTGGCCGTGACTGTGGCGGTTACGGCTTGTGCTGTGGCGGCGGTGGTGGTGGGGAAGAGAGTGAAAAGTAGGAGGAAGTGGAGGAGAGTTGTGGGAGTGTTGGCTGAGTTTGAACAAGGGTGTGAGACCACGGTGGGTAGGCTTAAGCAAGTGGTGGACGCCATGGCTGTAGAGATGCACGCTGGTCTTGCCTCTGAAGGTGGCTCCAAGCTCAAAATGTTGCTCACTTTTGTTGATACTCTCCCCAATGG GGCGTGGATTGACTTTTTTGT gagtgagaaaggaatttACTATGCTCTAGATCTTGGGGGTACTAATTTTAGGGTCTTGCGAGTTCAGCTAGGAGGTCAAAGGTCTATCCTAGAACCAGATGTGGAGCGGCAACCCATTCCCCAACATTTGATGACCAGCACAAGCGAG gatctctttgattttattgcTTCCTCGTTAAAAGAGTTTGTTGAAAAAGAAGGAGATGGCTCGGACACTTCACTGATGAGAAGAAGGGAACTTGGATTTACATTCTCTTTTCCTGTGAAGCAAACATCTGTTTCAACAGGCATTTTGATTAAATGGACAAAAGGATTTGGCATTGAAGACACG GTTGGAAGAGAGGTTTCCGAATGTTTAGAACAAGCAATGGCCAGAAAAGGCCTAAATATGCGGGTAGCAGCACTG GTTAATGATACAGTGGGAACTTTAGCTCTTGGACATTATCATGATCCAGACACTATCGCTGCAGTTATAATTGGAACAGGTACAAATGCCTGTTATTTGGAGCGGACAGATGCTATCATTAAGTGTCAAGGGCTTCTTACAACTTCTGGAGGCATG GTTGTCAACATGGAATGGGGAAATTTCTGGTCATCCCATTTACCGAGAACTTCTTATGACATCGAGCTAGATGCTGATAGCCCTAATCCAAATGATCAG GGCTTTGAGAAAATGATATCAGGAATGTATCTTGGTGACATTGTGAGGAGAGTAATTCTGAGGATGTCACATGAGGCAGATATATTTGGAGATGCTCTTCCAAAGTTATCAATGCCCTTTATTTtgag GACACCATTGATGGCTGAGATGCATGAGGATGACTCTCCTGAGTTGACAGAAGTAGCAAGAATCTTGAAAGACACATTGGAG ATTCCTGATGTCCCTTTGAAGGTTAGAAAGCTCGTTGTAAAGGTATGTGATGTGGTGACTCGTAGGGCTGCCCGATTGGCAGCTGCTGGTATTGTAGGTATCTTGAAAAAGATCGGCCGGGATGGAAGTGGTGGGATCACGGGTGGGAGGAGTAGAAGTgatattaaaatgaaaagaacaGTTGTTGCAATTGAAGGGGGTTTATATACAAGCTATACAATGTTTAGGGAATACTTGCATGAAGCCATGATAGAAATATTGGGGGAAGAAGCAGCTCAACATGTCATTCTTATGGACACAGAAGATGGATCAGGCGTCGGAGCCGCACTCCTTGGCGCGACACATTCATCTAACCGTGTTGATAACGTACAGTtgctataa
- the LOC115981819 gene encoding hexokinase-3-like isoform X2 produces MGRGFVVVGVAVTVAVTACAVAAVVVGKRVKSRRKWRRVVGVLAEFEQGCETTVGRLKQVVDAMAVEMHAGLASEGGSKLKMLLTFVDTLPNGSEKGIYYALDLGGTNFRVLRVQLGGQRSILEPDVERQPIPQHLMTSTSEDLFDFIASSLKEFVEKEGDGSDTSLMRRRELGFTFSFPVKQTSVSTGILIKWTKGFGIEDTVGREVSECLEQAMARKGLNMRVAALVNDTVGTLALGHYHDPDTIAAVIIGTGTNACYLERTDAIIKCQGLLTTSGGMVVNMEWGNFWSSHLPRTSYDIELDADSPNPNDQGFEKMISGMYLGDIVRRVILRMSHEADIFGDALPKLSMPFILRTPLMAEMHEDDSPELTEVARILKDTLEIPDVPLKVRKLVVKVCDVVTRRAARLAAAGIVGILKKIGRDGSGGITGGRSRSDIKMKRTVVAIEGGLYTSYTMFREYLHEAMIEILGEEAAQHVILMDTEDGSGVGAALLGATHSSNRVDNVQLL; encoded by the exons atggGGAGGGGTTTTGTGGTGGTGGGGGTGGCCGTGACTGTGGCGGTTACGGCTTGTGCTGTGGCGGCGGTGGTGGTGGGGAAGAGAGTGAAAAGTAGGAGGAAGTGGAGGAGAGTTGTGGGAGTGTTGGCTGAGTTTGAACAAGGGTGTGAGACCACGGTGGGTAGGCTTAAGCAAGTGGTGGACGCCATGGCTGTAGAGATGCACGCTGGTCTTGCCTCTGAAGGTGGCTCCAAGCTCAAAATGTTGCTCACTTTTGTTGATACTCTCCCCAATGG gagtgagaaaggaatttACTATGCTCTAGATCTTGGGGGTACTAATTTTAGGGTCTTGCGAGTTCAGCTAGGAGGTCAAAGGTCTATCCTAGAACCAGATGTGGAGCGGCAACCCATTCCCCAACATTTGATGACCAGCACAAGCGAG gatctctttgattttattgcTTCCTCGTTAAAAGAGTTTGTTGAAAAAGAAGGAGATGGCTCGGACACTTCACTGATGAGAAGAAGGGAACTTGGATTTACATTCTCTTTTCCTGTGAAGCAAACATCTGTTTCAACAGGCATTTTGATTAAATGGACAAAAGGATTTGGCATTGAAGACACG GTTGGAAGAGAGGTTTCCGAATGTTTAGAACAAGCAATGGCCAGAAAAGGCCTAAATATGCGGGTAGCAGCACTG GTTAATGATACAGTGGGAACTTTAGCTCTTGGACATTATCATGATCCAGACACTATCGCTGCAGTTATAATTGGAACAGGTACAAATGCCTGTTATTTGGAGCGGACAGATGCTATCATTAAGTGTCAAGGGCTTCTTACAACTTCTGGAGGCATG GTTGTCAACATGGAATGGGGAAATTTCTGGTCATCCCATTTACCGAGAACTTCTTATGACATCGAGCTAGATGCTGATAGCCCTAATCCAAATGATCAG GGCTTTGAGAAAATGATATCAGGAATGTATCTTGGTGACATTGTGAGGAGAGTAATTCTGAGGATGTCACATGAGGCAGATATATTTGGAGATGCTCTTCCAAAGTTATCAATGCCCTTTATTTtgag GACACCATTGATGGCTGAGATGCATGAGGATGACTCTCCTGAGTTGACAGAAGTAGCAAGAATCTTGAAAGACACATTGGAG ATTCCTGATGTCCCTTTGAAGGTTAGAAAGCTCGTTGTAAAGGTATGTGATGTGGTGACTCGTAGGGCTGCCCGATTGGCAGCTGCTGGTATTGTAGGTATCTTGAAAAAGATCGGCCGGGATGGAAGTGGTGGGATCACGGGTGGGAGGAGTAGAAGTgatattaaaatgaaaagaacaGTTGTTGCAATTGAAGGGGGTTTATATACAAGCTATACAATGTTTAGGGAATACTTGCATGAAGCCATGATAGAAATATTGGGGGAAGAAGCAGCTCAACATGTCATTCTTATGGACACAGAAGATGGATCAGGCGTCGGAGCCGCACTCCTTGGCGCGACACATTCATCTAACCGTGTTGATAACGTACAGTtgctataa